The following proteins are co-located in the Syngnathus scovelli strain Florida chromosome 21, RoL_Ssco_1.2, whole genome shotgun sequence genome:
- the si:dkey-94l16.4 gene encoding retinoic acid-induced protein 1 → MEQPPWSFDDLQPQDLSTSSIPNVVDLTRNGSLNVKPCDVHSADWHPNSGLPSTQTTISSNSSQQSADQIQPDNALSHTTVTLSYVSSSPINSASQPLTGLPPICKFSLLPSCEAEKGLRETTYTLSQHYLEHCDTPVDLVTKAPEVDRLCLPQEICELNGTVSSSTTRREEHGIPESAETSDSLENGRDDSWSSLGVVSLETDMTVLRTGNSETLLQVSKKEEPVQNKEAAIELRLLTRDCKSPLEEPVCPSATSPCDLDHVLMLPQASASPSGDNSFPADEAAWDDSITEGATFHSTDENRQPVHPRRPEPKPLTEDVCPLGISEDKPNTLTTPHMNGNVQERKLPLRSNRGVRLQSLVMNINSSSYKVSARVNTNANASKTRDSYAINPKKNDTLSNGKSRSKAKAKHKVVTPPKKANANGIKMHQCKNTTSNCVVHSKKSNSKFTKAVPEEVLYPGHLPQVRSKRKNSKKEPHLVHSDPPSLEKKQARCSPPAAKESPKKSPCSPKDPPKSSAAKKKVARTPKKRRKKRQPAPFFSIFAPREPEIKLRYVHYKEEKKDSRYRHFSPFIRMQSSTSQCTVVNDPEEVATQAKKGPREQEDHHSSFISGTVPNSSCLQLGRASTQGQRRGALVCCLCGLSANAMDLGDLHGPYYPEGQRVSRPKTSTLGSDLKDRKNDYSDSDSSSCSVGGRGKKRAANQWWQKGLPPTIAADDTGSPAAVAKRARSEMWPADVEDWYSAPVLPMEPREYWLHEDCAIWSAGVFLVKGRVYGLEETVKVARQTMCSACSGPGATLGCFFKGCPSKYHYRCALEADCILIEENFSMKCKKHKNKTLKAPVGMHSDPRRKRPP, encoded by the exons ATGGAACAACCACCATGGAGCTTTGATGATCTCCAACCTCAGGACCTTTCCACCTCAAGCATTCCCAACGTGGTTGACCTGACCAGGAACGGCAGCCTGAATGTCAAGCCCTGCGATGTCCACAGCGCTGACTGGCACCCAAATTCCGGATTACCCTCAACACAGACCACCATATCCTCTAATTCCTCTCAGCAATCAGCGGATCAAATTCAACCAGACAATGCCTTGTCCCACACCACAGTGACCCTCTCCTATGTGAGCAGTTCTCCCATTAACTCAGCATCTCAGCCTCTAACTGGTTTGCCGCCTATCTGCAAGTTCTCCCTTCTCCCTTCTTGTGAGGCTGAGAAAGGTCTTAGGGAGACCACCTATACACTGAGCCAGCATTACTTGGAACACTGTGACACACCAGTGGACCTTGTCACTAAGGCTCCAGAGGTTGATCGACTTTGTCTACCTCAGGAGATTTGTGAACTAAACGGGACTGTAAGTTCGAGCACGACTCGCAGAGAGGAACACGGCATTCCCGAGAGTGCAGAAACTAGTGACAGCTTGGAAAATGGCCGAGATGACAGCTGGTCAAGTTTAGGCGTGGTGTCGCTAGAAACTGACATGACTGTCCTAAGGACTGGAAATTCCGAGACGCTGCTACAGGTATCAAAAAAAGAGGAACCGGTCCAGAACAAAGAGGCCGCAATAGAGCTGCGCTTACTGACCAGGGACTGTAAAAGCCCCCTCGAAGAGCCCGTGTGTCCCTCTGCTACCTCACCGTGTGATTTGGACCATGTGTTAATGCTGCCCCAGGCCTCCGCCTCACCAAGCGGGGACAACTCTTTTCCAGCAGATGAGGCTGCATGGGATGACTCCATCACAGAAGGGGCCACTTTTCATTCGACTGATGAAAACAGGCAGCCTGTGCACCCAAGGAGGCCAGAGCCCAAGCCTTTGACGGAGGATGTTTGTCCGTTAGGAATTTCAGAGGACAAACCCAACACTCTCACCACCCCGCACATGAACGGCAATGTCCAGGAAAGGAAACTGCCTTTGCGTTCAAATAGAGGGGTTCGCTTACAATCACTAGTTATGAATATCAATTCAAGTAGTTATAAGGTATCGGCACGCGTTAACACTAACGCCAATGCTTCCAAGACTCGGGATTCTTATGCAATTAATCCAAAGAAGAATGACACCCTGTCTAATGGGAAAAGCAGGAGCAAAGCGAAAGCAAAACACAAAGTAGTAACCCCGCCTAAAAAAGCTAACGCCAATGGCATTAAAATGCATCAATGCAAAAATACTACCTCCAATTGTGTTGTTCATTCTAAAAAGTCCAACAGTAAGTTTACAAAGGCCGTGCCAGAGGAGGTACTTTACCCTGGACATTTGCCACAGGTGAGGTCAAAGAGGAAAAACTCCAAAAAAGAGCCCCATCTCGTGCACTCCGATCCCCCCTCATTGGAAAAAAAGCAAGCAAGATGCTCCCCACCGGCAGCTAAAGAATCTCCAAAGAAAAGCCCGTGTTCACCAAAAGATCCGCCCAAATCTTCAGCTGCAAAGAAAAAGGTGGCGCGCACTCCCAAGAAGCGACGGAAGAAGCGTCAACCCGCAccatttttttccatcttcGCTCCCAGGGAGCCCGAAATCAAATTGAGATATGTCCactacaaagaagaaaaaaaggactccaggtaccGTCATTTCTCCCCCTTCATCCGGATGCAGTCGTCCACGTCGCAATGCACCGTCGTCAACGACCCGGAGGAAGTGGCAACGCAGGCCAAAAAGGGCCCAAGAGAGCAGGAGGATCACCACAGCAGCTTTATTTCGGGCACCGTCCCCAACAGTTCCTGTCTCCAGCTGGGTCGGGCGTCCACTCAGGGTCAGCGGCGGGGGGCCCTCGTCTGTTGCCTGTGCGGTCTCTCTGCCAATGCCATGGACTTGGGGGATCTCCACGGTCCCTACTACCCTGAAGGACAGCGGGTATCCAGACCCAAGACGTCAACACTTGGGTCCGATCTCAAAGACCGCAAGAATGACTACAGCGATTCCGATTCTTCGTCCTGTAGCGTCGGGGGCAGGGGGAAGAAACGGGCCGCCAACCAGTGGTGGCAGAAGGGCCTCCCGCCGACTATCGCCGCCGACGACACCGGCAGCCCGGCGGCGGTGGCGAAACGCGCTCGTTCGGAAATGTGGCCAGCAGATGTGGAGGACTGGTACAGCGCCCCTGTGCTGCCCATGGAGCCCCGTGAGTACTGGCTTCACGAAGACTGCGCCATCTGGTCGGCCGGCGTCTTCTTGGTGAAGGGCAGAGTCTACGGCCTGGAGGAAACTGTCAAAGTGGCCCGGCAGACg ATGTGCTCGGCCTGCTCCGGCCCAGGCGCAACGCTCGGCTGTTTCTTCAAAGGTTGTCCTAGCAAATACCACTACAGATGTGCTCTGGAGGCAG ACTGCATCCTCATCGAAGAAAACTTTTCCATGAAGTGTAAAAAGCACAAG AACAAGACACTCAAAGCCCCAGTGGGGATGCACAGCGATCCCAGGAGAAAGAGACCGCCTTg A